The following proteins come from a genomic window of Rutidosis leptorrhynchoides isolate AG116_Rl617_1_P2 chromosome 10, CSIRO_AGI_Rlap_v1, whole genome shotgun sequence:
- the LOC139870838 gene encoding uncharacterized protein, with protein MHLGLYGNEWFDELPSVLWAHLTTHKNSTGETPFSLIYWMKAVIPAELMVPTKRIRSFDELSNDESLCANLDMLEEHREIAAIHEAINKHKISKYYDKRANPMSFKIGDYVWHNNEASRAENTGKLGPNWEGPYEVIGISAMGSYILVGLNGERIPHTCLILEVVFDEDDEGYERGCFIL; from the exons ATGCACCTTGGCTTGTACGGAAACGAGTGGTTTGATGAGCTCCCAAGTGTTTTATGGGCACATCTTACCACACATAAAAACAGCACAGGCGAAACACCGTTCAGCTTGATTTATTGGATGAAAGCAGTAATCCCCGCCGAATTAATGGTTCCAACGAAGCGGATACGAAGCTTCGATGAGTTGAGCAATGATGAAAGCTTGTGCGCTAACCTAGATATGCTGGAGGAGCACAGAGAAATAGCTGCCATACACGAAGCCATTAACAAACATAAGATCTCTAAGTACTACGATAAGCGTGCTAATCCTATGTCGTTCAAAATTGGAGATTATGTGTGGCATAACAATGAGGCAAGTCGAGCAGAAAATACTGGAAAGTTGGGGCCCAACTGGGAAGGTCCTTATGAAGTTATTGGCATAAGTGCAATGGGGTCCTATATCCTGGTAGGATTAAATGGAGAACGAATACCTCATACTTG cttgattcttgaagtagtttttgatgaagatgatgaaggttatGAAAGAGGTTGTTTTATCTTGTAA